From Paenibacillus graminis, a single genomic window includes:
- a CDS encoding macro domain-containing protein, which translates to MIELILADINPDLCCEFEQAFAGLEDVKVMNSPFQEIEEWDCIITPANSYGIMDGGFDLRVAEFFGPELQRSVQASIFVYHARMQAVGTSLIIETENTKHPFVAHTPTMRFPMIIAGTINVFLAMKAALQAILNHNDNGGGEHRKYIERVICPGLGTATGGVTFNVAADQMRAAYDIVFDSPRRMNWEVVREIEGRLRGGYYA; encoded by the coding sequence ATGATTGAACTGATATTAGCGGATATAAATCCTGATCTTTGTTGTGAATTTGAACAAGCCTTTGCAGGGCTGGAGGACGTCAAGGTCATGAATAGTCCATTCCAAGAAATAGAGGAGTGGGATTGCATAATCACTCCTGCGAATAGTTACGGCATCATGGACGGCGGTTTTGATCTCAGAGTGGCGGAGTTCTTCGGACCAGAGCTGCAGCGATCTGTCCAAGCGAGTATTTTCGTGTATCATGCCAGAATGCAGGCTGTTGGCACATCGCTGATTATTGAGACGGAAAACACAAAGCATCCATTTGTCGCGCATACACCGACAATGAGGTTTCCCATGATCATTGCAGGGACAATCAATGTTTTCCTAGCGATGAAAGCGGCGCTTCAAGCCATTCTTAATCATAATGACAACGGCGGCGGAGAACACCGGAAGTACATTGAGCGGGTCATCTGTCCGGGTCTCGGAACGGCAACGGGCGGTGTAACCTTCAACGTGGCTGCTGATCAAATGAGAGCCGCCTACGATATAGTATTTGATTCCCCGCGACGAATGAATTGGGAAGTCGTCAGGGAGATTGAGGGAAGGCTCAGAGGTGGTTATTATGCCTAA
- a CDS encoding phage distal tail protein produces the protein MFNRGSFNRIAFNREFSVFVFGSAVLQGEGVLKAGANVIATGSAGIQGQGGLKATFIREIMFAAALSGAGDLKGSFIRELSQQAVLHGIGKLLGNGSRFHIDEINFSGTFAPGDRIIIDSKNLTFTKNSQNALHMMQGDFFDLNLGDNNIVYTDPATGRSVLLRITYRDKFI, from the coding sequence ATGTTTAATAGAGGATCGTTTAACCGAATAGCGTTTAATCGGGAGTTTTCGGTTTTTGTATTTGGCAGCGCGGTTCTGCAAGGAGAAGGGGTACTAAAGGCAGGAGCTAACGTCATTGCTACCGGATCGGCAGGTATACAAGGCCAAGGCGGACTCAAGGCAACATTTATACGTGAGATTATGTTCGCTGCTGCTCTTAGCGGAGCAGGCGATTTAAAAGGATCATTTATCCGAGAGCTATCACAGCAGGCCGTTTTGCATGGGATTGGAAAGCTGCTAGGTAATGGCAGCAGATTCCACATCGATGAAATCAATTTTTCAGGAACCTTTGCTCCAGGTGACCGGATCATAATCGACAGCAAGAACCTGACCTTCACCAAGAACAGCCAAAATGCTCTTCACATGATGCAGGGCGATTTTTTTGATTTGAATCTCGGAGATAACAACATCGTTTACACAGACCCTGCAACAGGACGCAGTGTTTTACTCCGGATCACGTACCGGGATAAATTCATATAA
- a CDS encoding phage holin — protein sequence MNSKWRNYGLWVSLTAAVLLGVQTIGAIFGFQLAPEKYEEVTAAVNAVLGILVVLGIVSNPEAGKGYTDIK from the coding sequence ATGAATAGCAAATGGCGTAATTATGGCTTATGGGTATCCTTGACAGCGGCTGTGCTACTGGGTGTACAGACCATTGGGGCAATCTTCGGGTTTCAGTTGGCCCCGGAGAAATACGAAGAGGTTACAGCGGCGGTAAATGCTGTCTTGGGTATCCTGGTGGTACTAGGGATTGTAAGCAACCCGGAAGCAGGCAAAGGATACACTGATATAAAGTAA
- a CDS encoding M15 family metallopeptidase: MLTLDQVKLKSQARLVGLHPVLVAATVALIERCYARGVPIVITQGLRTIAEQDSLYAKGRTKPGQIVTNAKGGHSYHNYGLAIDFGLLQLDGRNVSWDTTRDGDSDRVADWQEVVQEAKALGFEWGGDWTSIKDYPHFQMSFGLALSALRQGYQPTAAQVKAAFAVIDKLQEEASEDMSKIAELEQVVEEQEGRIAALEKRLNISGKETYATGYKDALEAAKAAGAVTTSADKSKLELNMIQILFNLGLFTKGAK; the protein is encoded by the coding sequence ATGCTGACGCTTGACCAAGTAAAGCTTAAATCTCAGGCTCGCCTTGTTGGGCTACACCCGGTCCTGGTGGCGGCTACGGTGGCGCTCATTGAGCGCTGCTATGCGCGGGGTGTGCCAATCGTTATTACCCAGGGACTGCGGACAATCGCAGAGCAAGATTCTCTCTACGCGAAGGGTCGCACGAAGCCCGGCCAGATCGTAACCAACGCCAAAGGTGGACACAGTTATCACAATTACGGTCTGGCTATAGACTTTGGGCTGCTGCAGCTGGATGGTCGTAACGTCTCCTGGGACACGACGCGGGACGGTGACAGTGATAGGGTGGCTGACTGGCAGGAGGTTGTACAGGAGGCTAAGGCGCTGGGCTTTGAGTGGGGCGGGGACTGGACCAGTATAAAGGATTATCCGCATTTTCAAATGAGCTTTGGTCTGGCACTGTCCGCGTTGCGACAAGGTTATCAGCCAACAGCAGCACAGGTAAAAGCGGCATTTGCCGTCATTGATAAATTACAAGAGGAGGCAAGTGAGGATATGAGTAAAATCGCGGAGTTGGAGCAAGTAGTTGAGGAACAAGAGGGACGCATAGCGGCCTTGGAGAAACGTTTGAATATCTCAGGCAAGGAAACATATGCCACTGGTTACAAAGACGCACTAGAAGCTGCTAAGGCAGCGGGAGCGGTAACCACATCGGCGGACAAGTCAAAGCTGGAACTTAATATGATTCAAATACTCTTTAATCTTGGTCTTTTTACAAAGGGGGCTAAATAA
- a CDS encoding phage tail fiber protein encodes MGVSNYLSTALLNMVFRNTAYTRPTTVYVALYTSNPTAADTGQEVTGGAYVRQSVAFAAPAAVGGVQTVKNSADIVFPIATANWGLVTHVGIRDAATGGNLLYFGELDNARTILTSDVFKFLASQLQATLS; translated from the coding sequence TTGGGAGTATCAAACTATTTATCAACCGCACTGCTGAACATGGTTTTTAGAAACACGGCTTACACACGGCCAACAACCGTTTACGTGGCACTCTATACCAGTAATCCAACAGCAGCAGACACAGGCCAAGAAGTTACAGGAGGGGCTTATGTTCGGCAAAGCGTGGCTTTTGCAGCACCTGCGGCAGTGGGTGGCGTGCAGACGGTGAAAAACAGCGCTGATATTGTTTTCCCTATTGCGACTGCAAACTGGGGGCTTGTGACCCATGTAGGGATTAGGGATGCTGCAACGGGTGGCAATTTACTATATTTCGGTGAATTAGATAATGCCCGAACAATCCTGACCAGTGATGTGTTTAAATTCCTTGCTAGTCAATTGCAGGCAACACTCAGCTAA
- a CDS encoding phage tail domain-containing protein codes for MTSSITLGGIRDVDLGFRVLEESKEPLLPSTRDIGVTIPGKHGQYDFGADLTERAFSYSCAFVSDGTNYDVPSPAGLQQRVRTLARHLTDSYGRPRIVQLIRAFEPDKFYLVRYAGSASLERLIYNSIGLFELELVAFDPFAYSVQEHITEQTITSSPTKLVIESEGTIRSDALITLTNIGSTTLNSFKITNEYQIE; via the coding sequence ATGACAAGTAGTATAACTCTTGGAGGAATCCGGGATGTTGATCTGGGGTTCCGTGTCCTCGAAGAGAGCAAGGAGCCCCTGCTTCCCAGTACCCGGGATATTGGGGTAACCATCCCCGGAAAACATGGACAATATGACTTTGGCGCGGACCTTACGGAACGCGCTTTTTCTTATTCTTGCGCCTTTGTCTCAGATGGAACGAATTACGATGTTCCCAGTCCAGCAGGGTTGCAGCAGCGGGTACGCACTTTGGCTAGACACCTGACGGACTCCTATGGTAGGCCGCGAATTGTGCAATTAATTCGCGCTTTTGAACCGGATAAGTTCTACCTTGTCCGGTATGCCGGATCGGCATCACTAGAGCGATTGATCTATAACAGCATAGGGTTGTTTGAGTTGGAGTTAGTTGCTTTTGACCCGTTCGCTTATTCGGTTCAAGAGCATATCACTGAGCAGACGATTACATCCTCACCAACAAAGCTCGTGATTGAGTCGGAGGGAACTATCCGGTCAGATGCGCTTATCACCTTGACCAATATCGGCTCTACAACACTCAACAGTTTTAAGATAACGAACGAATATCAGATTGAATAG
- a CDS encoding phage tail tape measure protein has product MSLLGNLVINILGNNTGLDDAMKQAQKSVDKFGKGMADVGKSLTSLVTVPLVAVGGASLKVASDFESAFAGVRKTVDATEEQFGELRQGIRDMAKEMPQSASDIAKVGEAAGQLGIKTEAILGFTKTMVNLGVATNMTSDEAASALARLANITQMPQDQFGRLGSSIVALGNNFATTESEITDMALRLAGAGHQVGMSEADILGLSAALSSVGVEAEMGGSAISRVMVRMQVAASSMGKVDALTKATGMSLRELQLLADNNSKDFKALADALGMTQTQMGNIVEGGVDLQNFSKIAGVTSDQFKKSFETDAVGALTAFINGLGNADQAGTSAINMLEEMGITEIRLRDSLLRLGNAGDLVTNATKLSNEAWDENAALTHEAEERYKTFASQMQIFKNKLTDIGITIGDAIMPVVLQAVDALQPLIDKITSLAATFSTLEPAKQQMIIVGAAIAAALGPVLVIAGQIVSAISSLMPVFAALTGPVGLIVAAVAGLTAGLVYLYKTNDTVRDALNSAWESIKAVALAAWGVIGSFIMGQIDKIKKFWDENGSQILQAVTNVFNGIKKVIEFIMPAVKFIIDMAWTAIKNVISGALDIIMGLIKVFSGLFTGDWGKMWEGIKQVLSGALDFVMGLMTLNFLGGLKTLFTNLLKSGVGLMKSMGEGIVNAFKGLHGSATSLISKMVYGVINFFKNMFTEGIGIFTRLRTLGASIWNALTQAVTGAARSIYTQSVENFKTMLTAIKNIFSTIQGVIEKIWTSVVNFFKKIDLVGIGKNIIQGLINGIGSMASAVTEKTKEVSTKIRDTIKNFFGIHSPSKLTTGYGENISEGLAVGINNSKDKAKAAIESLTGEAAEKAAKAAAQAADKAQKAAEKAAEKAHREAAAAAKKAATAANKAFNDALGTAQYKYKMGTIDEAAYIASLEKVKQAYAKTTEQVQKINLAIKKANDDAAKEAAAKAKEQFEASKTYIEAKKQANEISLQQELTAWEKLQTRYKVGSTERIAIDKQVNKIRADLAKEAADAAKKALDAQIASLDKLNTAVTTALKARYAAEEKAATEALQKRIDEHKAASDAIIAGYDAEYQASLKTLDAETQAKLLGLQDQIDGIEGLTKAEDIAAEEAAYQKKLADKQKELTDADTAESRAKIQQELDDMLAERQRKYLLEQRQVQIDALKAEMTQIKSQSDQKAEALRLEYENKKATEEKNAQATTDSLTAQMEATKTHYANLNTEEALQAEVRRLALDSNNKELIDLLTQYNPQWQDAGQTFGESLLKGLNSTKTSIQAAVNEILGMIGKTASAANAGNMANEIAYLNNLLANGTAAQKKWAEAQAKEYGLQIVNGVIKGMTSGTTAITNAAAATAQAATDSIKDTLKIKSPSRVMIAIGEFIGKGLALGMERQLSAVEGAAQDMADAAAVELNTPGMNAIDSRVQLPVASGSSAGTATGLMGDGELVLNQNIYLDGKQIETNVSRRQWSSLTKATRGMGLV; this is encoded by the coding sequence ATGAGTTTACTTGGTAACCTTGTCATAAACATTCTAGGCAACAATACCGGCTTAGATGACGCCATGAAGCAAGCACAAAAGTCGGTTGATAAATTCGGCAAAGGCATGGCGGACGTAGGCAAGTCTCTGACTTCACTGGTGACGGTTCCCCTCGTTGCGGTCGGCGGTGCATCGCTTAAAGTGGCTTCTGATTTCGAATCTGCATTTGCTGGCGTCCGGAAGACCGTAGATGCCACTGAGGAACAATTCGGAGAGCTGCGGCAAGGTATCCGGGATATGGCGAAAGAAATGCCGCAATCAGCATCCGATATTGCCAAGGTCGGGGAAGCAGCAGGGCAATTAGGTATCAAGACAGAGGCGATCTTGGGATTTACGAAGACGATGGTCAATTTAGGCGTTGCAACCAACATGACAAGCGACGAGGCAGCGAGCGCGTTGGCCCGACTCGCGAACATCACTCAAATGCCACAAGATCAATTCGGCAGGCTTGGTTCCTCCATTGTTGCCCTTGGTAATAACTTTGCAACGACTGAATCAGAAATCACGGATATGGCCCTTCGACTTGCCGGAGCAGGGCACCAGGTGGGCATGTCTGAGGCGGACATACTCGGTCTTTCCGCAGCACTCTCATCCGTAGGGGTTGAGGCGGAAATGGGTGGTTCGGCAATCTCCAGAGTCATGGTCCGAATGCAAGTTGCGGCATCAAGTATGGGTAAAGTCGATGCTTTAACCAAAGCCACAGGGATGTCACTCCGCGAGCTACAACTACTCGCTGACAATAACAGCAAAGACTTCAAAGCTCTTGCCGATGCTCTGGGCATGACACAGACGCAGATGGGAAACATCGTAGAAGGCGGCGTGGACCTACAGAATTTCTCCAAGATTGCAGGGGTAACATCGGATCAGTTCAAGAAATCATTTGAAACGGATGCCGTAGGAGCTCTTACTGCCTTTATTAATGGTCTCGGCAATGCAGATCAGGCCGGAACATCCGCCATCAATATGCTGGAGGAAATGGGTATCACAGAAATCAGACTCAGGGACAGCTTGCTGCGGCTCGGTAATGCAGGCGATTTGGTTACCAATGCAACTAAGTTGTCAAATGAGGCTTGGGATGAGAACGCAGCGTTGACTCATGAGGCAGAGGAACGTTACAAAACATTCGCCAGCCAAATGCAGATATTTAAGAACAAGCTAACTGACATTGGGATAACTATTGGTGATGCCATTATGCCGGTGGTGCTCCAGGCGGTAGATGCTCTACAGCCACTCATTGATAAAATCACATCTCTTGCCGCGACATTTAGCACCTTGGAGCCAGCGAAGCAACAGATGATCATTGTAGGCGCGGCAATAGCAGCCGCATTAGGTCCTGTGCTTGTTATAGCGGGTCAAATTGTTAGCGCCATATCCTCGCTTATGCCAGTATTCGCCGCCTTAACAGGTCCAGTAGGTTTAATAGTTGCTGCGGTAGCCGGGCTTACTGCAGGGCTTGTTTATTTATATAAAACGAACGATACGGTGCGCGACGCCCTCAATAGCGCTTGGGAGTCTATCAAAGCTGTTGCACTCGCTGCGTGGGGAGTCATTGGGTCCTTTATCATGGGGCAGATCGACAAGATCAAAAAGTTCTGGGACGAGAACGGAAGTCAAATTTTGCAGGCAGTGACCAATGTGTTTAACGGGATCAAGAAGGTCATTGAGTTCATTATGCCTGCTGTTAAGTTCATAATCGACATGGCTTGGACGGCCATAAAAAATGTGATCAGCGGCGCCTTAGATATCATAATGGGCTTGATCAAAGTGTTCTCGGGACTCTTTACAGGGGACTGGGGAAAGATGTGGGAAGGTATCAAGCAAGTGCTGAGTGGAGCTCTTGACTTTGTTATGGGTTTAATGACCTTGAACTTTCTGGGAGGGCTCAAAACATTATTCACCAACTTACTGAAATCCGGTGTTGGGTTGATGAAGAGCATGGGTGAAGGGATTGTTAATGCTTTCAAAGGATTGCATGGTTCGGCGACAAGCCTAATATCAAAGATGGTGTATGGAGTCATCAATTTCTTCAAAAATATGTTCACAGAAGGAATCGGCATATTCACCCGGTTACGGACCTTGGGAGCTTCGATATGGAATGCCTTGACACAAGCAGTGACCGGCGCTGCACGGTCAATATATACTCAATCCGTTGAAAACTTCAAGACCATGCTGACAGCCATTAAGAACATCTTTAGCACGATTCAAGGTGTGATTGAGAAAATATGGACTAGTGTTGTTAATTTCTTTAAAAAGATTGACCTGGTTGGAATAGGAAAGAACATCATTCAAGGTCTGATTAACGGCATCGGGAGCATGGCAAGTGCGGTTACAGAAAAGACCAAAGAAGTATCAACAAAGATTAGAGATACCATCAAGAATTTCTTTGGTATTCATTCGCCATCCAAGTTAACAACCGGATATGGTGAAAATATCTCTGAAGGTTTGGCTGTAGGTATTAATAACTCCAAGGATAAAGCAAAGGCAGCTATCGAGAGTCTAACAGGTGAGGCTGCTGAAAAGGCGGCTAAGGCAGCAGCACAGGCTGCAGATAAGGCCCAGAAGGCAGCGGAGAAAGCAGCGGAAAAGGCGCACAGGGAAGCTGCTGCTGCAGCTAAAAAAGCCGCGACAGCAGCGAATAAAGCTTTCAATGATGCGCTCGGCACTGCCCAGTACAAATACAAGATGGGTACCATTGACGAGGCTGCCTACATTGCTTCGCTAGAAAAAGTGAAGCAAGCTTACGCTAAAACAACTGAGCAAGTCCAAAAAATTAATCTAGCAATAAAGAAGGCAAATGACGACGCTGCGAAGGAAGCAGCAGCTAAGGCCAAAGAGCAGTTCGAAGCTTCCAAAACTTATATTGAGGCTAAGAAACAAGCGAATGAAATATCTTTGCAACAGGAATTGACAGCCTGGGAAAAACTGCAGACTCGTTATAAAGTCGGCTCTACAGAACGTATCGCCATCGATAAACAGGTGAATAAGATCCGTGCGGACCTAGCTAAAGAAGCTGCGGATGCTGCTAAAAAAGCTTTGGATGCACAAATAGCCTCCTTGGATAAGCTCAATACCGCAGTCACCACGGCGTTGAAAGCACGATATGCCGCCGAGGAGAAGGCGGCAACTGAAGCATTGCAGAAACGCATTGATGAGCACAAGGCAGCGTCTGACGCTATTATCGCTGGGTATGATGCGGAGTATCAGGCGTCACTCAAAACGCTAGATGCTGAAACACAGGCTAAACTGCTGGGGCTGCAAGATCAGATCGACGGCATTGAAGGCCTGACCAAGGCAGAGGACATTGCCGCTGAGGAAGCCGCCTATCAGAAGAAACTGGCCGACAAGCAGAAAGAACTGACCGATGCTGACACTGCCGAATCCCGAGCAAAGATACAGCAAGAGCTTGATGACATGCTTGCCGAACGGCAGCGGAAATACTTGCTTGAACAGCGACAGGTACAGATCGACGCTTTGAAAGCTGAAATGACTCAAATCAAAAGCCAATCCGATCAAAAAGCTGAAGCCCTGCGGCTGGAATATGAAAACAAAAAGGCTACTGAGGAAAAGAACGCTCAAGCGACAACTGACAGCCTTACGGCGCAGATGGAAGCAACCAAGACGCATTATGCTAACCTCAACACCGAAGAGGCCTTACAAGCAGAGGTACGGCGTCTGGCGTTGGATAGCAACAACAAAGAACTCATAGACCTACTGACGCAGTATAACCCGCAGTGGCAGGACGCCGGGCAGACCTTCGGAGAATCGTTGCTCAAGGGTCTGAACAGCACCAAAACCAGCATACAGGCGGCAGTTAACGAGATTCTTGGGATGATCGGTAAAACAGCTTCAGCAGCAAATGCGGGAAATATGGCAAATGAGATTGCCTATCTCAATAATCTTCTGGCAAATGGGACTGCGGCACAGAAGAAGTGGGCTGAAGCACAAGCCAAGGAATATGGTCTGCAAATCGTCAACGGAGTAATTAAGGGAATGACGTCAGGTACAACTGCAATCACAAATGCAGCTGCAGCGACAGCGCAGGCGGCGACTGACAGCATCAAGGATACACTCAAAATCAAGTCACCCAGCCGGGTTATGATTGCCATCGGTGAGTTTATTGGTAAAGGATTGGCCCTGGGTATGGAGCGACAACTATCAGCGGTGGAGGGTGCCGCGCAAGATATGGCTGACGCTGCGGCTGTGGAGTTGAACACACCAGGGATGAACGCCATTGACAGCCGAGTACAATTGCCCGTCGCTAGTGGAAGTTCTGCTGGGACAGCAACGGGGCTGATGGGGGATGGAGAATTGGTCCTCAATCAGAACATCTACCTGGACGGCAAGCAGATTGAGACTAATGTCTCCCGCCGGCAGTGGAGTTCGCTGACTAAGGCAACAAGGGGGATGGGTCTAGTATGA
- a CDS encoding DUF3168 domain-containing protein, with product MAIETKLREFLLAIPEIQGVVGSRIYPGWLPEKPTYPAIAYLEISGVAHHNIPVAYPRFQFSVFSTRYGEAKAVAEALRDALQRYKGSMGGVQVLQGVWEGSRDMYESDTKLYHIATDFKIIYREE from the coding sequence ATGGCGATTGAAACAAAACTACGGGAATTCCTACTAGCCATACCAGAGATTCAGGGAGTTGTGGGCAGTCGGATTTACCCCGGGTGGTTGCCGGAAAAGCCAACATACCCAGCGATTGCCTATCTGGAGATATCAGGAGTTGCCCACCATAACATTCCCGTGGCCTACCCAAGGTTTCAGTTCTCGGTATTTTCAACTCGCTACGGGGAGGCCAAGGCAGTAGCTGAGGCCCTTCGTGATGCTCTTCAGAGGTACAAGGGCAGTATGGGCGGGGTTCAGGTGCTTCAAGGCGTCTGGGAGGGCAGCAGGGACATGTACGAGAGTGACACGAAGCTCTATCACATTGCAACAGACTTTAAAATCATCTACAGGGAGGAATAA
- a CDS encoding HK97-gp10 family putative phage morphogenesis protein, producing the protein MARRTTRSNIRVDGAEEIIRQIKRANAEITKEIRDLISQAAEIVFREADSRVPIGETGKTRFSLEINIGTSKKGNFYANVTVGARRGDVSASAPFYVTFYEYGSSHQPPRPFMRPSMDKSRAKVRKLLIEGVKAVVERVGV; encoded by the coding sequence ATGGCCCGGCGCACCACAAGGTCAAACATTAGGGTTGATGGGGCTGAGGAGATTATCAGGCAGATCAAACGGGCAAATGCTGAGATTACCAAAGAGATACGGGACCTTATCTCCCAAGCTGCTGAAATAGTCTTCCGTGAGGCCGATTCACGTGTGCCTATTGGTGAAACAGGGAAGACACGGTTCTCACTGGAAATCAACATCGGCACATCAAAGAAAGGAAATTTTTACGCGAATGTAACAGTAGGGGCTCGGCGTGGAGATGTTTCAGCGTCAGCTCCTTTTTACGTTACTTTCTACGAATACGGGAGTAGCCACCAGCCGCCGCGGCCGTTCATGCGGCCCTCTATGGATAAGTCACGGGCAAAAGTCCGCAAGCTGCTTATAGAGGGTGTTAAGGCTGTGGTTGAGAGAGTAGGTGTCTAA
- a CDS encoding phage head closure protein produces MLVNRLDKRAAVFRPPGTDDQDEWGQPTDEWIEVVKLWAAIEPLRGQDRAAAAQVTADVTTRIRIRYREGIDRTMVVRFKGIEFEILYIIHPEYNRSELQLMCKEKQ; encoded by the coding sequence GTGCTCGTCAATCGTCTGGATAAACGTGCCGCAGTCTTCCGCCCGCCTGGTACCGATGATCAGGATGAATGGGGACAACCAACGGACGAGTGGATCGAAGTGGTGAAGCTTTGGGCTGCAATAGAACCACTCCGGGGCCAAGACAGAGCCGCAGCTGCCCAGGTTACAGCTGATGTGACCACCCGTATCCGAATTAGGTACCGCGAAGGGATAGATCGGACTATGGTTGTACGCTTCAAGGGAATTGAGTTTGAAATCCTGTACATCATTCATCCAGAGTACAACCGTAGTGAACTACAGCTGATGTGTAAGGAGAAACAATAA
- a CDS encoding head-tail connector protein, whose protein sequence is MLKLPLDELKEYLRIDGSEEDVTLALFVSAAEEYLAEAGVPVEKQGTARYKLAVLLYCAIHYEHRDPSEKIEKFNFSLESLILQMKTG, encoded by the coding sequence ATGCTCAAATTACCGCTTGATGAACTGAAAGAGTATTTACGAATAGATGGGAGCGAGGAGGATGTCACACTCGCTCTTTTTGTTTCCGCAGCTGAGGAATATCTTGCTGAAGCAGGTGTTCCAGTGGAAAAGCAGGGTACGGCCAGATATAAACTGGCCGTACTGCTCTACTGTGCAATCCACTATGAACATAGAGACCCTTCTGAAAAAATTGAGAAGTTCAATTTCTCACTGGAAAGCTTGATTTTACAAATGAAAACGGGGTGA
- a CDS encoding phage major capsid protein: MAKTLFDVKNDLVTIGAAYAAAKQEKIVEASKPEASIENIKALETKEANLKARFDILQKEHDEMEAAQAAALAAKTPAPGANLSDPKAKITAAKAGLVRAVISGENVSPEIKAALGDGNSTGGEKILPSTMTNELLHEPFVKNPLRELSTVTSVTNLEIPKVTFTLDDDDFIADTETANELKVDGDVVTFGRHKFKVFAPISETILAATDTNLVQTVEQALESGLAAKEKKVAFATTPKVGEEHMSFYSTQNALKVVTSAGTDFYKAIKAAIADLHEDYRETASIVMRYTDYLDIIEALANGSTTLYNAQPEQVLGKPVEFSDLAVFPIVGDFRYSHFNYDPQILYDRDKNVRTGIWDFVLTAWIDHQIKLKSAFRIAKKS, from the coding sequence ATGGCTAAAACACTGTTTGATGTAAAAAATGATTTGGTAACTATCGGCGCAGCTTACGCTGCAGCGAAACAAGAAAAGATCGTGGAGGCTTCTAAGCCTGAAGCGAGCATTGAAAATATCAAAGCACTAGAGACGAAAGAAGCGAACTTGAAAGCTCGTTTTGACATCCTCCAGAAAGAACATGATGAGATGGAGGCGGCTCAAGCAGCTGCCCTTGCCGCCAAGACACCGGCACCAGGGGCAAACCTCTCTGATCCTAAAGCCAAGATTACTGCTGCTAAAGCTGGTTTGGTTCGGGCTGTTATCAGCGGAGAGAATGTTTCTCCTGAAATCAAAGCTGCTCTCGGTGATGGGAACTCAACTGGCGGTGAGAAGATCCTACCGTCCACGATGACCAATGAGTTGCTTCATGAACCGTTTGTTAAAAATCCACTCCGGGAATTGTCCACGGTTACCAGTGTGACCAACCTTGAGATTCCTAAAGTAACGTTCACCCTTGATGATGATGATTTTATTGCGGATACAGAAACGGCTAATGAACTAAAGGTTGATGGCGATGTGGTAACGTTCGGACGTCATAAATTCAAGGTATTTGCGCCAATCTCTGAAACCATTCTCGCGGCTACTGATACAAACCTTGTCCAAACCGTTGAGCAGGCTTTAGAGAGTGGTCTGGCTGCGAAGGAGAAGAAGGTCGCATTCGCTACAACTCCAAAGGTTGGGGAAGAACACATGTCGTTCTATTCCACACAAAATGCACTCAAGGTTGTTACTTCGGCGGGTACAGATTTCTATAAGGCAATTAAGGCGGCAATTGCAGACCTCCATGAAGATTACCGCGAAACTGCCTCAATCGTTATGCGATACACTGACTACTTGGATATCATCGAGGCGCTGGCTAACGGCAGCACAACGTTGTACAATGCTCAGCCTGAACAAGTTCTTGGAAAGCCTGTTGAATTCAGTGACTTGGCAGTATTCCCAATTGTGGGCGACTTCCGGTATTCGCATTTCAACTATGACCCGCAAATTCTATATGACCGGGATAAAAACGTCCGCACAGGGATCTGGGATTTTGTGCTGACGGCATGGATTGATCATCAAATTAAACTGAAGTCCGCATTCCGTATCGCAAAAAAGTCCTAG